One Bifidobacterium angulatum DSM 20098 = JCM 7096 DNA window includes the following coding sequences:
- a CDS encoding DUF4422 domain-containing protein, which produces MPTHKPLQPAQSAQLSRIKIFVSAHKPAVFPDCASILPIQVGAANAEAAGKPLFENTLHDNTGDNISEKNPMYCELTAQYWAWKNADADYYGFCHYLRYFDFTTTEHKQNSYGEIIDTAINAESIAEYGLDDAAIAQAVEGWDVITTPLNNVREFDGFTNLKDHWDADPHLQLKDLRHMYDVLCAMHPDYREDADAVLNGTRAAFCNMFIMKKAIFQEYCSWLFPILSEFTAHWDHSAADVQTLRTPGHLSERLLNIFLAHKQRTGANWKIKRLQCVHFTNPEPFSPLEPLDTNPRFTVPVLFAADDNYVPMLTTTIYSMLKNASCERHYDVIVLERNISAENKQNITDFLAQFENATVRFYDVSRAIDGFNLTTNNAHISIETYYRFIIQEALPFYKKVLYLDCDMVVNGDISELYDTDLGNNAIGAVPDIDFIGNLNMKNGERAEYAKHQLHMTKPYGYFQAGVLAMNLEKMREIHSVHEWLEIAQQPGFIYNDQDILNMECEGSVTYLPYAWNVMHDCGGRVHGVFDFAPASMFQEYMDSRKSPKIVHYADYDKPWKNPWCDFGPLYWNYASKTPFSLQMMALLAGIEPPQHHERAIAEDSPIRKYVDVLAPIGSKQRELMKVAVRKVQGKH; this is translated from the coding sequence TTGCCTACGCACAAGCCATTGCAGCCAGCACAGTCGGCGCAGCTATCGCGCATCAAAATCTTCGTTTCGGCGCATAAGCCGGCCGTCTTCCCCGATTGCGCTAGTATTCTGCCCATTCAGGTCGGAGCCGCGAATGCGGAGGCCGCAGGCAAACCGCTGTTCGAGAACACGTTGCATGACAACACCGGAGACAATATCTCCGAAAAGAACCCCATGTATTGCGAGCTCACTGCACAGTATTGGGCTTGGAAGAACGCCGACGCCGATTATTACGGCTTCTGCCATTACCTCCGCTATTTCGACTTCACCACCACCGAGCACAAGCAGAACAGCTACGGCGAGATTATCGACACCGCCATCAACGCCGAATCCATTGCCGAATACGGTCTTGACGATGCTGCCATCGCGCAGGCGGTGGAAGGCTGGGATGTCATCACCACGCCGTTGAACAATGTGCGCGAATTCGACGGTTTCACTAATCTCAAAGACCATTGGGACGCAGATCCGCATCTGCAGCTCAAGGATCTGCGTCACATGTACGATGTGCTATGCGCGATGCACCCCGATTATCGTGAAGATGCCGACGCCGTACTCAACGGCACCCGTGCGGCCTTCTGCAACATGTTCATTATGAAAAAGGCGATATTCCAGGAATACTGCTCCTGGCTGTTCCCCATTCTCAGCGAGTTCACCGCGCATTGGGATCATTCCGCCGCCGATGTGCAGACCCTGCGCACCCCTGGTCATCTTTCCGAGCGTCTGCTCAACATCTTCCTCGCGCACAAGCAGCGCACCGGCGCGAACTGGAAGATCAAACGCCTGCAGTGCGTGCATTTCACCAATCCGGAACCGTTCTCCCCATTGGAACCGTTGGATACGAATCCTCGTTTCACCGTGCCGGTGCTGTTCGCCGCCGACGACAACTATGTGCCGATGCTCACCACCACCATCTATTCGATGTTGAAGAACGCATCGTGCGAACGCCACTATGACGTGATTGTGTTGGAACGAAACATCTCGGCGGAGAACAAGCAGAACATCACCGATTTCCTCGCGCAATTCGAGAATGCCACCGTGCGCTTCTACGACGTAAGCCGTGCCATCGACGGGTTCAATCTCACCACCAACAACGCGCATATCAGCATCGAAACCTACTACCGCTTCATCATTCAGGAGGCTCTCCCCTTCTACAAGAAGGTGCTGTATTTAGACTGCGACATGGTGGTGAACGGCGATATCTCGGAATTGTATGACACTGATCTGGGTAACAATGCGATCGGCGCCGTGCCGGATATTGATTTCATCGGCAATCTGAATATGAAGAACGGTGAACGCGCGGAATATGCGAAGCATCAATTGCATATGACGAAGCCCTACGGGTATTTCCAGGCCGGTGTGTTGGCGATGAATCTGGAAAAGATGCGTGAGATCCATTCCGTGCATGAATGGCTGGAAATCGCACAACAGCCGGGCTTCATCTATAACGACCAGGACATTCTCAATATGGAATGCGAAGGATCGGTCACCTATCTGCCTTATGCCTGGAATGTGATGCACGACTGCGGCGGGCGAGTACACGGCGTATTCGATTTCGCTCCGGCAAGTATGTTCCAGGAATACATGGATTCGCGTAAATCTCCGAAGATTGTGCACTATGCCGATTACGACAAGCCGTGGAAGAACCCGTGGTGCGATTTCGGGCCGTTGTATTGGAACTATGCGAGCAAGACGCCGTTCTCCTTGCAGATGATGGCATTGCTTGCCGGCATCGAGCCTCCACAGCACCACGAGCGCGCCATTGCCGAGGACAGCCCAATCCGCAAATATGTGGATGTGCTAGCACCTATTGGTTCGAAGCAGCGCGAGCTTATGAAAGTTGCCGTGCGCAAAGTCCAAGGTAAGCACTGA
- the rfbB gene encoding dTDP-glucose 4,6-dehydratase, which translates to MTEELFTPHNIIVTGGCGFIGSNFVHYVVNNHPDVHVTVLDKLTYAGNPENIAGLPEDRVELVVGDICDADLLERIVPGHDAIVHYASESHNDNSIADPEPFLRTNVEGTFRLLEAVREHGIRYHHVSTDEVYGDLALDDPARFTEHTPYHPSSPYSSTKAASDMLVRAWTRTYGIRATISNCSNNYGPYQHVEKFIPRQITNILDGQRPKLYGRGENVRDWIHTEDHSSGVWTILTKGRIGETYLIGADGERNNIDVLRMILKMMGRAEDAFDWVKDRPGHDRRYAIDSTKLQTELGWKPTHTDFESGLRQTIEWYTANRAWWEPAKAATEERYRRQGQ; encoded by the coding sequence ATGACCGAAGAACTGTTTACTCCCCATAACATCATCGTGACCGGTGGCTGCGGCTTCATCGGTTCGAACTTCGTGCACTACGTGGTGAACAACCACCCGGACGTGCACGTGACCGTGCTGGACAAGCTCACGTACGCGGGCAACCCGGAGAACATCGCGGGCCTGCCCGAGGACCGCGTGGAACTCGTGGTGGGCGACATCTGCGACGCGGACCTGCTGGAGCGCATTGTGCCGGGCCACGACGCGATCGTGCACTACGCGTCCGAGAGCCACAACGACAACTCCATCGCGGACCCGGAGCCGTTCCTCAGGACCAACGTGGAGGGCACGTTCCGCCTGCTGGAGGCCGTGCGCGAGCACGGGATCCGCTACCACCACGTGAGCACGGACGAGGTGTACGGCGACCTCGCGCTGGACGACCCGGCCAGGTTCACCGAGCACACCCCGTACCATCCGAGCTCGCCGTACAGCTCCACGAAAGCCGCGAGCGACATGCTCGTGCGCGCGTGGACCCGCACGTACGGGATCCGCGCCACGATCTCGAACTGCTCGAACAACTACGGCCCGTACCAGCACGTGGAGAAGTTCATCCCGCGCCAGATCACGAACATCCTGGACGGGCAGCGCCCGAAGCTCTACGGCAGGGGCGAGAACGTGCGCGACTGGATCCACACCGAGGACCATTCCAGCGGCGTGTGGACCATCCTGACGAAGGGCCGGATCGGCGAGACGTACCTGATCGGCGCGGACGGCGAGCGGAACAACATCGACGTATTGCGCATGATCCTGAAAATGATGGGCCGAGCCGAGGACGCGTTCGACTGGGTGAAGGACCGCCCGGGACACGACCGCCGCTACGCCATCGACTCCACCAAGCTGCAGACCGAGCTCGGCTGGAAGCCCACACACACCGACTTCGAGTCCGGCCTGAGGCAGACGATCGAATGGTACACCGCCAACCGCGCCTGGTGGGAGCCCGCCAAGGCCGCGACCGAGGAACGCTACAGGCGCCAGGGCCAGTGA
- a CDS encoding glycosyltransferase, whose protein sequence is MNQKASMKNAGANNTWETVMRVVYPVKDAEQTLPLYALDWTRPHVAETTLDSRIDMRRLEFGSMNQSTLQRLLRNAGSSAGVSCDSFEIAGRTSITLKNRGHMSGCAFFNAFPTAYWRRWTSVKTVRFEATVQGNSKISVFRSTGRGLIYPVSTKTTTASESETRVCIDVPMTGLMDGGYFWFDAESLDGSVTIADATWSVPREARTAKHETTLSIAITTFNRASYCMDQLRTIAGASALRERLDTVYCTDQGSDLVKDQKDFDEVAANLGEQLTYIQQANLGGSGGFSRGMYETAKAGDSDFVLLLDDDAISEPESILRAIQFSDYTVRPVLVGGGMFHLDNRTMLYTQGERINAQRMWMYPSKSMGYNHDFSVEPLRDSPDRHQRIDEDFNGWWMCLIPIAVVKKIGLSMPVFIKFDDIEYGLRAKKAGFPTVCLPGVAVWHQAWHDKDPARSWEEYFTERNRWLAALLTYPDRPPRMLVETLYGDASLGLRFVYSAMALHHMALRDILRGPQYLVDCLPTKLGEVRELRAKYPDAQSKESFEEFPEPAGEVEPPKNHPSTMKSRYKAAVGLIAKSFIKKANPDKATRPDAAIPARDAAWTWLAFDHVNSALVTTPDGNGVAWLKRDNKRFRKSMMEGYRLTRKILKNWKRLSAQYQSYGITSMETWARIFGDE, encoded by the coding sequence ATGAATCAGAAGGCTTCTATGAAGAATGCCGGGGCAAACAACACCTGGGAAACGGTTATGCGTGTTGTGTACCCGGTCAAGGACGCTGAGCAAACTCTCCCGCTGTATGCGCTTGATTGGACTCGTCCGCATGTTGCGGAGACCACGCTGGACTCCCGTATTGACATGCGCCGTTTGGAATTCGGCTCCATGAATCAGTCCACATTGCAACGCTTGCTTCGCAATGCCGGGTCGTCTGCAGGAGTGTCCTGCGATTCGTTTGAAATTGCGGGGCGTACCTCTATAACCCTGAAAAATCGTGGTCACATGTCTGGATGTGCATTCTTCAACGCATTCCCCACTGCATATTGGCGCCGTTGGACCAGTGTAAAAACGGTGCGATTCGAAGCGACAGTTCAGGGAAACTCCAAAATCAGCGTATTCCGTTCCACAGGTCGTGGACTGATTTATCCGGTTTCGACGAAGACGACAACGGCTTCGGAGTCTGAAACTCGTGTATGCATAGACGTGCCGATGACAGGTCTTATGGATGGTGGTTACTTCTGGTTCGATGCGGAATCGCTTGATGGTTCCGTGACCATTGCTGATGCTACATGGTCTGTACCCCGTGAGGCGCGTACCGCTAAGCATGAGACAACCCTGTCTATCGCCATCACGACCTTTAATCGCGCCTCATATTGTATGGATCAATTGCGTACTATCGCCGGTGCTTCGGCATTGCGCGAACGTTTGGATACAGTGTATTGCACGGATCAAGGCAGCGACTTAGTTAAGGATCAGAAGGACTTTGATGAGGTTGCCGCTAATCTAGGCGAACAGCTTACATACATTCAGCAAGCGAACTTGGGTGGTTCTGGAGGATTCTCCCGAGGCATGTATGAAACGGCTAAGGCCGGTGATAGTGATTTTGTGCTGCTGCTGGACGATGATGCCATCAGCGAACCGGAATCGATTCTGCGTGCAATCCAATTCTCTGATTACACGGTGCGACCAGTTCTTGTCGGCGGCGGCATGTTCCATTTGGATAATCGCACCATGTTGTATACGCAAGGTGAGCGGATCAATGCGCAACGAATGTGGATGTACCCGTCCAAGAGCATGGGATACAACCATGATTTCTCTGTGGAACCGCTCCGTGACTCTCCGGATCGTCATCAGCGCATCGATGAAGACTTCAACGGGTGGTGGATGTGTCTGATTCCGATTGCGGTTGTGAAGAAAATCGGTCTCTCCATGCCGGTGTTCATCAAATTCGATGACATTGAATATGGTCTTCGTGCCAAGAAAGCAGGATTTCCCACAGTCTGCCTGCCAGGCGTGGCCGTATGGCACCAAGCATGGCATGACAAGGATCCAGCACGTTCGTGGGAGGAATACTTTACTGAGCGTAACCGTTGGCTCGCGGCATTGTTGACGTATCCGGATAGGCCACCTCGCATGTTGGTGGAGACCTTGTATGGTGATGCCAGTCTCGGGCTTCGGTTTGTGTACTCCGCCATGGCATTGCATCATATGGCGCTAAGGGATATTCTTCGAGGCCCACAGTACCTTGTAGATTGCTTGCCGACGAAACTTGGCGAAGTGCGTGAACTGCGAGCAAAATATCCCGATGCTCAGTCCAAGGAGAGTTTTGAGGAGTTCCCTGAGCCAGCTGGTGAGGTTGAACCGCCAAAGAACCATCCATCGACTATGAAAAGCCGGTACAAGGCGGCTGTCGGCCTTATCGCGAAGAGCTTTATCAAGAAGGCCAATCCCGATAAAGCCACTCGTCCGGATGCGGCCATCCCCGCACGCGATGCTGCCTGGACTTGGCTTGCCTTTGACCATGTCAATTCAGCATTGGTGACCACGCCAGACGGTAATGGGGTGGCATGGCTAAAGCGAGACAACAAACGTTTCCGTAAGAGCATGATGGAAGGATATCGGCTTACACGCAAGATTCTGAAGAATTGGAAGCGATTGTCTGCCCAATACCAGTCTTATGGGATTACCTCCATGGAGACATGGGCAAGAATCTTTGGAGATGAATAA
- a CDS encoding NUDIX hydrolase, protein MDAAQEHSQHVRQPVVPVEDALPPLVIESEREVFHEHGGADFSVMKSTAIVRETGEHLRFHVASVKNGRPGAVCIVEQPDEHGNSVFLFARHWRVATQQWAWEFPRGMAKETEAPFVLLSASLPKKLECMFPPVK, encoded by the coding sequence ATGGATGCAGCACAGGAACACAGCCAGCATGTTCGGCAACCTGTTGTACCGGTCGAGGATGCCCTGCCGCCTCTCGTCATCGAATCGGAGCGCGAGGTGTTCCACGAGCATGGCGGTGCTGATTTCTCAGTGATGAAGAGCACGGCAATTGTTCGTGAAACAGGTGAGCATCTACGGTTCCATGTGGCATCCGTAAAGAACGGCAGACCCGGCGCTGTTTGCATCGTGGAACAGCCAGACGAACACGGTAACTCCGTTTTTCTGTTTGCCCGCCATTGGCGAGTCGCCACGCAGCAGTGGGCGTGGGAGTTCCCACGTGGAATGGCAAAGGAGACTGAGGCCCCATTCGTACTGCTATCCGCGAGCTTGCCGAAGAAACTGGAATGCATGTTTCCTCCAGTCAAGTAA
- a CDS encoding N-acetylmuramoyl-L-alanine amidase family protein codes for MMIMILRKKIIRSIAAITATLSMLALPIASANAEEIVSPPYPEYTGWVVQDGEHYWFDSGTMARSKEIYDPSSNAWYWLDADGTMARNKDVYQRSNGGKWVRYDSNGHMIKGEDCRYGGWYYFDQTTGAMAKGMKYIGSNGGKWVYYDWTTGKMAHGEQYVNYDAQHTGWYLFDQYTGAMFHGDTYIRSNGGKWVRYDRVTGKMIKGLHYQDGAYYYFDQTTGAMAHGRVWVPEWNSYATFDSVSGRYVSKDSGNNNPGNTGGENIRGRFCKKSEKGQQRIDGDGTLIVCECRNGNNTPHWYAK; via the coding sequence ATGATGATCATGATTCTCAGAAAGAAAATCATTCGAAGCATCGCAGCCATAACCGCAACTCTTTCGATGCTTGCCTTACCCATTGCCTCAGCCAATGCGGAAGAGATCGTCTCACCGCCATATCCCGAATACACTGGCTGGGTTGTTCAGGATGGTGAGCATTATTGGTTCGATTCCGGTACCATGGCACGTTCAAAGGAAATCTACGATCCGAGCAGTAATGCCTGGTACTGGCTCGACGCAGATGGAACAATGGCACGCAACAAAGATGTTTATCAGCGTTCCAATGGTGGTAAATGGGTTAGGTACGATTCCAATGGCCATATGATCAAGGGCGAGGATTGCCGATATGGCGGCTGGTATTATTTTGACCAGACAACCGGCGCTATGGCCAAAGGTATGAAGTATATCGGATCCAATGGCGGCAAATGGGTGTATTACGACTGGACGACCGGCAAGATGGCGCACGGCGAGCAGTATGTGAACTATGACGCGCAGCATACCGGCTGGTACCTGTTCGATCAGTACACCGGTGCCATGTTCCACGGCGATACCTATATCCGATCCAATGGCGGCAAATGGGTTCGCTATGACCGAGTAACAGGAAAGATGATCAAGGGCTTGCATTATCAGGATGGAGCCTACTATTACTTCGACCAGACCACTGGCGCCATGGCGCATGGACGCGTGTGGGTGCCCGAATGGAACTCATATGCGACCTTTGATTCCGTCTCTGGCCGCTATGTTAGCAAGGATTCAGGCAATAACAATCCGGGAAATACCGGAGGAGAAAACATCCGTGGTCGATTCTGCAAGAAGAGCGAAAAGGGCCAGCAGCGTATCGATGGCGACGGTACACTTATCGTCTGCGAATGCCGCAACGGGAACAACACCCCGCATTGGTATGCCAAGTAG
- the glf gene encoding UDP-galactopyranose mutase has product MTGAVEYPDLVVVGAGLFGLTVAQQAVEHAGARVEIIDVRDHIGGNAYSYMDEETGAEIHKYGAHLFHTSNRRVWDYVNRFTSFTGYVHRVYATHDGEVYPLPINLGTINQFFHASYTPAEARALIAGQAGELAGTDPRNLNDKGISLIGRPLYEAFIKNYTGKQWQTDPKDLPAGIISRLPVRFNYDNRYFKDTWEGLPADGYTAWMERMIDDPRIHVTLGADFFDGSQPFNRKDLAAAGVPVVYTGPVDRYFDYSLGELKWRTVDFREVRYDEGDHFGCPVMNFSDADVPYTRAIEFKNFNPERRDSQNPDRTVVWEEYSRFAERGDEPYYPINTEADRELYARYEALAEAEPLTVFGGRLGTYKYYDMHQVIDTALTAYEERVAPMLKK; this is encoded by the coding sequence ATGACTGGTGCGGTGGAATATCCGGATCTGGTGGTTGTGGGTGCGGGCCTGTTCGGCCTGACCGTGGCGCAGCAGGCCGTGGAGCACGCGGGCGCGAGGGTCGAGATCATCGACGTGCGCGACCACATCGGCGGCAACGCGTACAGCTACATGGACGAGGAGACCGGCGCGGAGATCCACAAGTACGGCGCGCACCTGTTCCACACGTCCAACAGGCGCGTGTGGGACTACGTGAACCGTTTCACGTCGTTCACCGGCTACGTGCACCGCGTGTACGCCACGCACGACGGGGAGGTGTACCCCCTGCCGATCAACCTGGGCACGATCAACCAGTTCTTCCACGCGAGCTACACGCCGGCCGAGGCCAGGGCCCTGATCGCCGGGCAGGCCGGCGAGCTGGCGGGCACGGACCCGCGGAACCTCAACGACAAGGGCATCTCGCTGATCGGCCGTCCGCTGTACGAGGCGTTCATCAAGAACTACACGGGCAAGCAGTGGCAGACCGACCCGAAGGACCTGCCCGCGGGCATCATCAGCCGCCTGCCGGTGCGCTTCAACTACGACAACCGCTACTTCAAGGACACGTGGGAGGGCCTGCCCGCGGACGGGTACACCGCGTGGATGGAGCGCATGATCGACGACCCGCGCATCCACGTGACCCTGGGGGCCGACTTCTTCGACGGGTCCCAGCCGTTCAACAGGAAGGACCTGGCCGCGGCGGGCGTGCCGGTCGTGTACACGGGCCCGGTGGACCGCTACTTCGACTACTCCCTGGGCGAGCTCAAGTGGAGGACCGTGGACTTCAGGGAGGTGCGCTACGACGAGGGCGACCACTTCGGCTGCCCGGTGATGAACTTCTCCGACGCGGACGTGCCGTACACGCGCGCGATCGAGTTCAAGAACTTCAACCCGGAGCGCCGGGACTCGCAGAACCCGGACAGGACGGTGGTGTGGGAGGAGTACAGCCGTTTCGCGGAGCGCGGGGACGAGCCGTACTACCCGATCAACACGGAGGCCGACAGGGAGCTGTACGCGCGCTACGAGGCGCTGGCGGAGGCGGAGCCGCTCACGGTGTTCGGCGGGCGTCTGGGCACGTACAAGTACTACGACATGCACCAGGTGATCGACACGGCGTTGACCGCGTACGAGGAGCGGGTCGCCCCAATGCTCAAGAAGTAG
- a CDS encoding LTA synthase family protein, with product MMFDDSQALSPENEPEDMDTTAESESSNSSTPSTPIPSPNDESEQNAQTPAETGKSGEDADAKQAATAAQDAAMEQDTMNKQEHAEEQEAKTEQEVAQEQETRATQDSIDEQEHAKEQDAVSEQDNQTSQDSGNDPDNRQNGGFASRIRTAAAPARTAWRSITTPVRTAWHAFTNLKAIRFIIDFFRSPDSLWNKRMRFSYAFYAIVFFILTSAEVIFLQWGMYSEPSYGKDEVVDDTAKALQSVAGQVTRFISQMWVEQKNVCLVSFVGLALIYLALVFVTNRFWIATLVFGVVITAFGVANSIKVQLRNEPIIPADLTFISGGDTGSIMSFVPESSQGFVDGAIKFVVWFAIIVLVLFVLDKRRRFIHCSWRRPIANVKNIVGTASRILAAVLSVAFLTSYVIGLGTPGSKTYEWAEDNGYTPQLWNALGDAQANGPATTFLSLSKIKAMDKPNDYNRKTMEALAQKYAKEAESINQTRQNKLTDNTVIMILSETFSDPTRVPGITLTTDPIPNIRNIKNSTTSGLMLSPGYGGGTANIEYQALTGLNLANFNDSLIVPYQQLVPNQSDPYSFNQIWTQKYGTKGSTAVHPFMQSMYLRNINYKKFGFSYLYTLDSKIPLKHTDRIDRSPYVSDSEAYQSVVDLLDKQKDSNDSQFLQLVTMQNHMPYGDFYDNNEFVDADISEGLSESKKYNIDAYTKGINWTDQETADFLNQLDQMDKPITVIFYGDHLPGIYATADENKNNKTVLHETDYFIWSNSASVSHGAKVDPSTTAYTSSNYFMPLAAEHMNAKVSPYLAMLTDLKQQIPAMSRVIGSNGGIGQGKATYLDQNGNRIKATKVSRKAQQLLEDYKLVQYDQTIGKNYLKSTGFTKVP from the coding sequence ATGATGTTTGACGATTCGCAAGCGCTGAGTCCTGAGAATGAACCCGAGGACATGGACACAACTGCGGAATCCGAATCCTCTAACAGCAGCACCCCCTCTACTCCTATCCCTTCGCCCAACGATGAGAGTGAGCAGAACGCACAGACCCCTGCCGAAACCGGAAAAAGCGGAGAAGACGCTGACGCAAAGCAGGCAGCAACAGCAGCGCAGGATGCCGCTATGGAACAAGACACTATGAATAAGCAAGAACATGCCGAAGAACAAGAGGCCAAGACCGAGCAGGAAGTAGCTCAGGAACAGGAGACCCGTGCAACGCAGGACTCTATAGACGAACAAGAACATGCCAAAGAACAGGACGCTGTATCCGAACAAGACAATCAGACCAGTCAGGATTCCGGAAACGATCCGGACAACAGACAAAACGGAGGCTTCGCATCGCGCATTCGCACTGCCGCAGCTCCTGCACGTACGGCATGGCGCAGCATCACAACTCCCGTACGCACAGCATGGCACGCGTTCACTAATCTCAAAGCAATACGCTTCATCATTGATTTCTTTCGGAGTCCCGATTCTTTGTGGAACAAACGCATGAGGTTCTCCTATGCGTTCTACGCCATCGTGTTCTTCATACTCACTTCCGCTGAGGTCATTTTCCTGCAATGGGGCATGTATTCCGAACCCTCCTACGGCAAAGACGAAGTGGTTGACGACACCGCTAAAGCTCTTCAAAGCGTGGCCGGGCAGGTCACCAGATTCATCAGCCAGATGTGGGTTGAGCAGAAAAACGTCTGCCTTGTCAGTTTTGTTGGTTTGGCTCTGATTTATCTCGCGCTGGTTTTCGTAACCAATAGGTTCTGGATTGCCACTCTCGTTTTCGGTGTTGTGATAACCGCATTTGGCGTAGCAAACAGCATCAAAGTGCAGCTCCGTAACGAACCGATTATTCCAGCGGATTTGACGTTTATTTCCGGAGGCGATACCGGTAGCATCATGTCGTTCGTGCCGGAGTCGAGCCAAGGGTTTGTCGATGGTGCCATCAAATTTGTGGTGTGGTTCGCGATTATTGTGCTCGTTCTTTTCGTATTGGACAAGCGCAGGCGTTTCATCCATTGCTCTTGGCGCCGCCCAATCGCAAATGTCAAGAACATTGTAGGAACCGCATCACGCATCCTTGCCGCAGTACTCAGCGTCGCGTTCCTGACTTCTTATGTCATCGGTCTTGGAACTCCCGGCTCGAAAACGTATGAGTGGGCCGAAGACAATGGTTATACGCCTCAACTCTGGAATGCCTTGGGCGACGCTCAGGCCAATGGTCCTGCCACTACGTTCCTGAGCCTGTCAAAGATCAAGGCCATGGATAAGCCGAACGATTACAACCGCAAGACCATGGAGGCTCTCGCCCAGAAATATGCCAAAGAAGCGGAATCTATCAATCAGACCCGTCAGAATAAGCTCACCGATAATACGGTGATTATGATTCTCTCCGAGACCTTCTCCGACCCCACTCGTGTACCGGGGATAACCCTCACAACTGATCCGATACCGAATATCCGGAACATCAAGAACAGCACGACTTCCGGTCTTATGCTTTCTCCTGGCTATGGTGGCGGCACAGCAAATATTGAATATCAGGCATTGACCGGTCTGAACCTCGCAAACTTCAATGATTCCTTGATTGTCCCCTATCAGCAGTTGGTGCCGAACCAGTCCGACCCGTACTCGTTCAATCAGATCTGGACGCAGAAATACGGAACAAAGGGTTCCACTGCAGTGCATCCGTTCATGCAAAGCATGTATCTGCGCAATATCAATTACAAGAAGTTTGGCTTCTCGTATCTATACACGCTTGATAGCAAGATTCCACTGAAGCACACCGATCGCATTGACCGGTCCCCTTACGTGAGCGACAGCGAAGCCTATCAGAGCGTTGTCGATTTGCTGGATAAGCAGAAGGATTCCAACGATTCTCAGTTCCTGCAGCTGGTAACCATGCAGAACCATATGCCGTATGGCGATTTCTACGACAATAACGAGTTTGTTGATGCCGACATATCTGAGGGGCTGTCTGAGAGCAAAAAATACAATATCGACGCCTATACCAAGGGCATCAACTGGACCGACCAGGAAACAGCGGATTTCCTTAATCAGCTTGACCAGATGGATAAGCCCATTACGGTGATCTTCTACGGCGATCACTTGCCAGGTATTTATGCCACTGCGGATGAGAATAAGAACAATAAGACCGTCTTGCATGAAACGGATTACTTCATTTGGTCGAATTCCGCTTCCGTTTCGCACGGGGCCAAAGTCGATCCCAGCACAACCGCCTACACTTCTTCAAACTATTTCATGCCTTTGGCCGCTGAGCATATGAATGCCAAGGTTTCGCCGTATCTTGCCATGCTGACCGACTTGAAGCAGCAGATTCCGGCTATGAGTCGCGTTATCGGTTCCAACGGCGGCATCGGCCAAGGCAAAGCAACATATTTGGATCAGAATGGCAATAGGATCAAGGCCACCAAAGTAAGCCGCAAGGCACAACAACTCCTTGAGGACTACAAGCTGGTTCAATACGATCAGACCATCGGAAAGAACTACCTTAAGAGCACGGGCTTCACCAAGGTTCCTTAA